Proteins encoded in a region of the Populus nigra chromosome 3, ddPopNigr1.1, whole genome shotgun sequence genome:
- the LOC133688110 gene encoding mitochondrial outer membrane protein porin 4, which yields MGSQPAPFSDIGKRAKDLLTKDYNYDHKFTLSILSSTGMGFTATGLKKDEVFVGDINTLYKSKNTVVDVKVDTYSNVSTRVTVNDILPSTKAAFSFKIPDHKSGKLDVQYFHHHAAIESSIGLNPNPLLEFSAAIGSSNLSLGGEVGFDTASSSFIKYNAGIGLNEPDFSAALLLTDKGQTLKASYVHSVNPFHSVAAEMTHRFSSLENSFTIGSSHSVDPFTVVKTRFSDNGKAAMLYQHEWRPKSLITFSAEYDSKATHAANPKYGIALALKP from the exons ATGGGCAGCCAACCAGCTCCATTTTCAGATATTGGCAAAAGAGCCAAAG ATCTTCTGACCAAAGATTACAACTATGATCACAAGTTTACCCTGTCAATTCTGAGTTCTACTGGAATG GGCTTTACAGCTACAGGTTTGAAGAAGGATGAAGTTTTTGTTGGTGATATAAATACATTGTACAAGAGCAAAAATACTGTTGTGGATGTGAAAGTTGATACCTATTCTAAT GTGTCTACCAGAGTGACTGTCAATGACATTTTACCCAGCACTAAAGCAGCATTTAGTTTCAAAATACCTGATCACAAGTCTGGCAAG CTGGATGTGCAATACTTTCATCATCATGCAGCCATCGAGTCCAGCATTGGCCTCAATCCAAATCCTCTTTTGGAGTTCTCAGCTGCAATTGGAAGCAGTAATCTTAGTTTGGGCGGTGAAGTTGGATTTGATACTGCCTCCTCTTCATTTATCAAGTATAATGCTGGGATTGGCTTGAACGAGCCAGATTTCTCTGCTGCACTTTTACT GACGGACAAAGGACAAACTCTTAAGGCATCTTATGTTCATTCAGTGAATCCCTTCCATTCAGTTGCTGCTGAAATGACTCACAGGTTTTCCTCCCTTGAAAACAGTTTTACCATTGGAAGTTCTCATTCAGTGGATCCATTTACAGTGGTAAAAACACGATTCTCTGATAATGGTAAGGCTGCAATGCTATACCAACATGAATGGAGACCCAAGTCGCTGATAACCTTTTCAGCTGAGTATGACTCGAAGGCCACCCATGCAGCAAACCCAAAGTATGGTATTGCTCTCGCTCTGAAGCCATGA